From Streptomonospora salina, the proteins below share one genomic window:
- a CDS encoding RelA/SpoT family protein, which produces MNPVLEPLIKTVRATHPKVDVRLIERAYDVAAHYHRDQKRKSGDPYITHPLAVATILAELGMQEPTLAAALLHDTVEDTSYPLDQLRKDFGDEIAELVDGVTKLDKVKYGEATEAETVRKMVVAMSRDIKVLVIKLCDRLHNMRTLRYLPEAKREKKARETLEIFAPLAHRLGMNTIKWELEDLAFATLYPKRFDEIARLVSERAPRRDVYLQDVIEAVSADLRDAKIKATVRGRPKHYYSIYQKMIARNCGFDEIYDLVAVRVLVDSVRDCYAALGTIHARWNPVPGRFKDYIAMPKFNMYQSLHTTVIGPSGNPVELQIRTRAMHRRAEYGIAAHWKYKEERAAAKEAGTSKGTADMAWLRQLIDWQQETKDPGEFLESLRFDLSVQEVFVFTPQGDAIALPQGATPIDFAYAVHTEVGHRTVGARINGRLVSLESELHNGETVEILTSKAGDAGPSRDWLQFVKSARARNKIRQWFTKERREQAIERGKDAIARVMRKQELPIKRLFSGEALIALARDLRYGDVDSLYAAVGEGRIGSQNVVQKLVDSLGGIESAEEDIAESSLPTRTRPRPAGNPGVVVEGDSAVWVRLSKCCTPVPGDDIVGFVTRGNGVSVHRSDCVNARALDQERMVDVEWQPTEDSMFLVALQVEALDRSRLLSDITRVLSDQHVNILSATVQTSRDRVALSRFTFEMADPTHLGHVLKAVRGVDGVYDVYRMKN; this is translated from the coding sequence ATGAACCCGGTCCTCGAACCACTCATCAAGACCGTCCGGGCGACCCATCCCAAGGTCGACGTCCGGCTCATCGAGCGCGCCTACGACGTCGCGGCGCACTACCACCGCGACCAGAAGCGCAAGAGCGGCGACCCCTACATCACCCACCCGCTGGCGGTGGCCACCATCCTCGCCGAGCTGGGCATGCAGGAACCCACGCTCGCCGCGGCGCTGCTGCACGACACCGTCGAGGACACCAGTTACCCCCTCGACCAGCTGCGCAAGGACTTCGGCGACGAGATCGCCGAGCTCGTCGACGGGGTGACCAAGCTCGACAAGGTCAAGTACGGCGAGGCCACCGAGGCCGAAACCGTGCGCAAGATGGTCGTGGCGATGTCCCGCGACATCAAGGTGCTGGTCATCAAGCTGTGCGACCGGCTGCACAACATGCGCACCCTCCGCTACCTGCCCGAGGCCAAGCGCGAGAAGAAGGCCCGCGAGACCCTGGAGATCTTCGCGCCCCTGGCCCACCGGCTGGGCATGAACACCATCAAGTGGGAACTCGAAGACCTCGCCTTCGCCACCCTCTATCCCAAGCGGTTCGACGAGATCGCCCGCCTGGTCTCCGAGCGGGCCCCGCGCCGCGACGTCTACCTGCAGGACGTCATCGAAGCGGTCTCGGCCGACCTGCGCGACGCCAAGATCAAGGCGACGGTGCGCGGGCGGCCCAAGCACTACTACTCGATCTACCAGAAGATGATCGCCCGCAACTGCGGCTTCGACGAGATCTACGACCTCGTCGCCGTGCGGGTGCTCGTCGACAGCGTCCGCGACTGCTACGCGGCCCTGGGCACCATCCACGCGCGGTGGAACCCCGTCCCCGGACGGTTCAAGGACTACATCGCGATGCCCAAGTTCAACATGTACCAGTCGCTGCACACCACGGTGATCGGTCCGTCGGGCAACCCCGTCGAGCTGCAGATCCGCACCCGCGCGATGCACCGCCGGGCCGAGTACGGGATCGCGGCGCACTGGAAGTACAAGGAGGAGCGGGCCGCCGCCAAGGAAGCCGGGACGTCCAAGGGCACCGCCGACATGGCCTGGCTGCGCCAGCTCATCGACTGGCAGCAGGAGACCAAGGACCCCGGCGAGTTCCTGGAGTCGCTGCGTTTCGACCTGTCGGTGCAGGAGGTCTTCGTCTTCACCCCGCAGGGCGACGCCATCGCCCTGCCGCAGGGGGCCACCCCCATCGACTTCGCCTACGCGGTCCACACCGAGGTCGGGCACCGCACCGTGGGGGCCAGGATCAACGGCCGGCTCGTGTCTCTGGAGAGCGAGCTGCACAACGGCGAGACCGTGGAGATCCTCACCTCCAAGGCCGGCGACGCCGGCCCCAGCCGCGACTGGCTGCAGTTCGTCAAGAGCGCCCGCGCGCGCAACAAGATCCGGCAGTGGTTCACCAAGGAGCGCCGCGAGCAGGCCATCGAGCGGGGCAAGGACGCCATCGCGCGGGTCATGCGCAAGCAGGAACTGCCGATAAAGCGGTTGTTCAGCGGCGAAGCCCTGATCGCGCTGGCGCGCGACCTGCGCTACGGCGACGTCGACTCCCTGTACGCCGCCGTGGGCGAGGGCCGCATCGGCTCGCAGAACGTCGTGCAGAAACTCGTCGACTCGCTCGGCGGGATCGAGAGCGCCGAGGAGGACATCGCCGAGTCCTCCCTGCCGACCCGGACCCGGCCGCGGCCGGCCGGCAACCCCGGCGTGGTCGTCGAGGGCGACTCCGCCGTGTGGGTGCGGCTTTCCAAGTGCTGTACGCCGGTTCCCGGCGACGACATCGTCGGATTCGTCACCCGCGGCAACGGGGTATCGGTGCACCGCAGCGACTGCGTCAACGCCCGCGCCCTGGACCAGGAGCGCATGGTCGACGTGGAGTGGCAGCCCACCGAGGACTCCATGTTCCTGGTGGCGCTGCAGGTCGAAGCGCTGGACCGCTCCCGCCTGCTGTCGGACATCACTCGGGTGCTGTCCGACCAGCACGTCAACATCCTTTCGGCCACCGTGCAGACCAGCCGCGACCGGGTCGCGCTGAGCCGGTTCACCTTCGAGATGGCCGACCCCACCCACCTCGGCCACGTCCTCAAAGCCGTGCGCGGGGTCGACGGGGTCTACGACGTCTACCGGATGAAGAACTGA
- a CDS encoding cupin domain-containing protein has protein sequence MNKLSLDALARNHLETAAAAPAGRSSETFYGGHERTLRQTLIALTRGSTLSEHPNPGEATVLVLRGRVRLDADGDSWEGRANDVLVVPEKSHSLEALEDCAIVLTVAKS, from the coding sequence ATGAACAAGTTGTCGTTGGACGCCCTCGCCCGCAACCACCTGGAGACGGCGGCGGCGGCGCCGGCCGGCCGCAGTTCCGAAACGTTCTACGGCGGGCACGAGCGCACGCTCCGCCAGACCCTCATCGCGCTCACCCGGGGCAGCACCCTGTCGGAACACCCCAATCCCGGCGAGGCGACCGTCCTGGTCCTGCGCGGCCGCGTCCGCCTCGACGCCGACGGGGACAGTTGGGAAGGCCGGGCCAACGACGTGCTGGTCGTCCCGGAGAAGAGCCACTCGCTGGAGGCGTTGGAGGACTGCGCGATCGTGCTCACCGTCGCCAAGAGCTGA
- a CDS encoding DUF349 domain-containing protein, which yields MTTDPWGRVDDDGTVYVRTGEGERVVGSWQAGAPEEALAFFRRKYDALVTEVDLLEKRLRTTDLSASQALSSVEKLRTAVREANAVGDLDALSRRLDVLTEQAEKRRVEQKQAQEQARSEAREVKERIVAEAERVAAETTHWKSGGERMRQLIDEWKAAPRTDRPTEQALWKRMSAARNSFSKRRKAYFAGLDQQREQVRQDKERLVAEAESLTDSTDWGATAARYRDLMQQWKGSGRADRTSEDKLWSRFKAAQDRFFQARNAAFAERDAELRGNAEAKERLLEDARTELSEITGPRAARARLRDFQEAWEEAGPLPRDQRDRLEGAFRKLEDEVRRAEDREWQRTNPEARARAEATADRLRGAISQLEDDLDGAKRRGDDREIREAEEALAARRSWLEEAQRALDEMS from the coding sequence GTGACCACGGACCCCTGGGGCCGCGTTGACGACGACGGCACGGTCTACGTGCGCACGGGCGAGGGCGAGCGCGTCGTCGGATCGTGGCAGGCGGGCGCGCCCGAGGAGGCCCTCGCGTTCTTCCGCCGCAAATACGACGCCCTGGTTACCGAGGTCGATCTGCTGGAGAAGCGGCTGCGCACCACGGACCTGTCGGCGTCGCAGGCGCTGTCGAGCGTGGAGAAGCTGCGCACCGCGGTGCGCGAAGCCAACGCCGTGGGCGACCTCGATGCGCTTTCGCGGCGTCTGGACGTGCTGACCGAGCAGGCCGAGAAGCGCAGGGTCGAGCAGAAGCAGGCGCAGGAGCAGGCGCGGTCCGAGGCGCGCGAGGTCAAGGAGCGCATCGTCGCCGAGGCCGAGCGCGTCGCAGCCGAAACCACGCACTGGAAGTCCGGTGGCGAGCGGATGCGGCAGCTGATCGACGAGTGGAAGGCGGCGCCGCGTACCGACCGGCCCACCGAACAGGCACTGTGGAAGCGGATGTCGGCGGCGCGCAACTCCTTCTCCAAGCGCCGCAAGGCCTACTTCGCGGGCCTTGACCAGCAGCGCGAGCAGGTACGCCAGGACAAGGAGCGCCTGGTGGCCGAGGCGGAGTCGCTGACCGACTCCACCGATTGGGGCGCCACCGCGGCCCGCTACCGGGATCTGATGCAGCAGTGGAAGGGCAGCGGCCGCGCCGACCGCACCAGCGAGGACAAGCTGTGGTCGCGGTTCAAGGCGGCCCAGGACCGGTTCTTCCAGGCGCGCAACGCGGCCTTCGCCGAGCGCGACGCCGAACTGCGGGGCAACGCCGAGGCCAAGGAACGCCTCCTGGAGGATGCGCGCACCGAGCTGTCGGAGATCACCGGACCGCGGGCGGCGCGCGCCCGGCTCCGCGACTTCCAGGAGGCCTGGGAGGAGGCGGGGCCGCTGCCGCGCGACCAGCGCGACCGGCTGGAGGGCGCCTTCCGCAAGCTCGAGGACGAGGTGCGCCGGGCCGAGGACCGCGAGTGGCAGCGCACCAACCCCGAGGCCCGGGCGCGCGCCGAAGCCACCGCCGACCGGCTGCGCGGCGCGATCTCCCAGTTGGAGGACGACCTCGACGGCGCCAAGCGGCGCGGCGACGACCGCGAGATCCGCGAGGCCGAGGAGGCGCTGGCCGCGCGCCGGTCCTGGCTGGAGGAGGCGCAGCGTGCGCTGGACGAGATGAGCTGA
- a CDS encoding MBL fold metallo-hydrolase translates to MFISAFPAGPLAANCYLVAAADRAAECVIVDPGQDAGEQISARLAEHGLVPAAVLLTHGHFDHVWSAAEVARDHGVAVYVHGADRPLLSDPAKGLGPGLAAQLSALLGQAELEEPTDVRELAGGETLELAGLELSVEHVPGHTPGSVCYGLAGGAAGDPVLFTGDLLFAGAIGRTDFPGGDHGEILRSLERVCRDWPDGTDVRPGHGTPTTIGGERAANPFLADIPGR, encoded by the coding sequence GTGTTCATATCCGCTTTCCCCGCCGGGCCGCTCGCCGCGAACTGCTACCTGGTCGCTGCGGCCGATCGGGCGGCGGAGTGCGTGATCGTCGACCCCGGCCAGGACGCCGGCGAGCAGATCTCCGCCCGCCTGGCCGAGCACGGGCTGGTGCCCGCGGCCGTGCTGCTGACCCACGGCCATTTCGACCATGTGTGGTCGGCCGCCGAGGTGGCCCGCGACCACGGCGTCGCCGTCTACGTGCACGGCGCCGACCGGCCGCTGCTGAGCGACCCCGCCAAAGGGCTGGGCCCCGGACTGGCCGCCCAACTGTCGGCGCTGCTGGGGCAGGCCGAGCTGGAGGAGCCCACCGACGTGCGCGAACTGGCCGGCGGCGAAACCCTGGAGCTGGCCGGCCTGGAACTGTCGGTGGAGCACGTGCCCGGACACACCCCCGGGTCGGTGTGCTACGGGCTGGCCGGCGGTGCGGCGGGCGATCCGGTGCTGTTCACCGGCGACCTGCTGTTCGCCGGCGCCATCGGGCGCACCGACTTCCCCGGCGGCGACCACGGTGAGATCCTGCGCAGCCTGGAGCGCGTCTGCCGCGACTGGCCCGACGGCACCGACGTCCGCCCCGGCCACGGGACCCCGACCACCATCGGCGGCGAACGCGCGGCCAATCCGTTCCTCGCGGATATCCCGGGGCGCTGA
- the aspS gene encoding aspartate--tRNA ligase produces the protein MIRTHDAGALRAEHADATVVLAGWVARRRDHGGVVFLDLREASGVVQVVVREDDLAHDLRAEYCIKVTGRVRVRPEGNENPEIPTGGVEVVGDRIEVLSESAPLPFPLDGSQDVAEETRLRYRYLDMRRSETASALRVRSHAGYVVHDVMRDHGFLNVETPNLTRSTPEGARDFLVPVRLQPGHWYALPQSPQLFKQLLMVGGLERYYQIARCFRDEDFRADRQPEFTQIDLEMSFVDQDDVIAVAEDLASRLWREVLGYEIPTPLPRMPFFEAMARFGSDKPDLRFGQELTELTGFFADTPFRVFQAPYVGAVVMPGGASQTRKELDGWQDWAKSRGAKGLAYVLIQEDGTLSGPVAKNISEAEGAGLPEAVGARAGDAVFFAAGPRRASQELLGAARLEIGTRLGLVDTSQWSLLWVVDAPMFEEDGNGGWTPAHHPFTAPKPEWADSFEQDPANALAYAYDMVCNGSEIGGGSVRIHRAEMQQRVFDTIGITKEAAESKFGFLLEAFKYGPPPHAGIAFGWDRIVAHLTAADSIRDVIAFPKTASGGDPLTGAPTEITPGQRTEAGIDYVPEDETAGEK, from the coding sequence TTGATCCGCACGCATGACGCCGGCGCCCTGCGCGCCGAGCATGCAGACGCGACCGTCGTACTGGCCGGGTGGGTCGCGCGCCGCCGCGACCACGGCGGCGTCGTCTTCCTCGACCTCCGCGAAGCCTCGGGCGTCGTCCAGGTCGTCGTCCGCGAGGACGACCTGGCCCACGACCTGCGCGCCGAATACTGCATCAAGGTGACCGGCAGGGTCCGCGTGCGGCCCGAGGGCAACGAGAACCCCGAGATCCCCACGGGCGGCGTCGAAGTCGTCGGCGACCGGATCGAGGTCCTCAGCGAATCGGCTCCGCTGCCGTTCCCGCTGGACGGGTCCCAGGACGTCGCGGAGGAGACGCGCCTGCGCTACCGCTACCTCGACATGCGCCGGTCGGAAACGGCCTCCGCGCTGCGGGTGCGGTCCCACGCGGGATACGTCGTGCACGACGTGATGCGCGACCACGGATTCCTCAACGTGGAGACGCCCAACCTCACCCGGTCCACGCCCGAGGGCGCGCGCGACTTCCTGGTCCCGGTGCGGCTCCAGCCCGGCCACTGGTACGCCCTGCCGCAGTCGCCCCAGTTGTTCAAGCAGCTTCTGATGGTCGGAGGGCTGGAGCGCTACTACCAGATCGCCCGGTGCTTCCGGGACGAGGATTTCCGAGCCGACCGGCAGCCCGAATTCACCCAGATCGACCTGGAGATGAGCTTCGTCGACCAGGACGACGTCATCGCCGTGGCCGAAGACCTCGCGTCGCGCTTGTGGCGGGAGGTCCTGGGATACGAGATCCCGACCCCGCTGCCGCGCATGCCGTTCTTCGAAGCCATGGCCCGTTTCGGGTCCGACAAGCCGGACCTGCGCTTCGGCCAGGAGCTGACGGAGCTGACCGGGTTCTTCGCCGACACCCCGTTCCGGGTGTTCCAGGCGCCCTACGTCGGCGCGGTGGTCATGCCCGGCGGGGCCTCGCAGACCCGCAAGGAGCTGGACGGCTGGCAGGACTGGGCCAAGTCGCGCGGCGCCAAGGGGCTGGCCTACGTGCTGATCCAGGAGGACGGCACGCTGAGCGGACCGGTCGCCAAGAACATCTCCGAGGCCGAGGGCGCGGGGCTGCCCGAGGCCGTCGGCGCGCGTGCCGGAGACGCCGTCTTCTTCGCCGCCGGGCCCCGGCGCGCATCGCAGGAGCTGCTCGGCGCCGCCCGCTTGGAGATCGGCACTCGTCTGGGCCTCGTCGACACCTCGCAGTGGTCGTTGCTGTGGGTGGTCGACGCTCCCATGTTCGAGGAGGACGGCAACGGCGGCTGGACCCCTGCGCACCACCCCTTCACCGCACCCAAGCCGGAATGGGCCGACTCGTTCGAGCAGGACCCGGCCAACGCTTTGGCGTACGCCTACGACATGGTCTGCAACGGCAGCGAGATCGGCGGCGGATCGGTCCGTATCCACCGCGCCGAGATGCAGCAGCGTGTCTTCGACACCATCGGAATCACCAAGGAGGCCGCTGAGTCGAAGTTCGGGTTCCTGCTGGAGGCCTTCAAATACGGACCGCCTCCGCACGCCGGCATCGCTTTCGGCTGGGACCGGATCGTCGCCCATCTGACAGCCGCGGACTCCATCCGCGATGTCATCGCGTTCCCCAAGACCGCCTCCGGCGGCGACCCGCTCACCGGCGCGCCCACCGAGATCACCCCGGGCCAGCGCACCGAGGCCGGCATCGACTACGTCCCTGAGGACGAGACGGCCGGGGAGAAGTAG
- a CDS encoding SpoIIE family protein phosphatase, translating to MNGATGSTDGSAGASAASEGEQEQGHRAGTAFGAAPVAMLVADGAARVTLANRAFTEFTGRSSEDVVGRPWPVVLAEDADADSAWELHRAARGGAPVHHRALVTAAYAGRQHRVVAEAQALPGDRSAAEPDGVVVVFREPLREEETLRVISELRTENADTALWTLDLRTGRLHELFGPSPLGRLLAGDAGGLDDILARVHRDDIARVRDAIEASHQGRDYEQRFRMYDDLGDERSLHTRARYVSGDHPRLVGIVDDVTEHVQLIRRLADRRRIEAAQGRQVTDLAAKLVSATTVEEVTGLLTDEFVPIFGGVGASVVLVEEGRLRASPTPPEQSPGPMGTGDEAAYDVAHPVGAVVQDRQPRFFESRAELLERFPGVAEFLHRTSAQSWATIPVFGDRRVALGVWQVAWGESHHATPDERALMLTLAGLAGQALQRVRRQQEELQLADAIQRRMLPPQISRFAELSIAVRYLPSRAGWRVCGDFYDVIRLPGRRVGLVVGDVQGHGVEAAAAMGQIRVAFRAYASNQVDPGVVLAETNRLLTETGEIVFATCGYLVLDLDSGEMQAAWAGQPPAIVATPDAYDLWEPETGPPVGVDGDSKYPVTTRRLIPGDTLLMCSDGLVESAQTPMDQGLRAVGEDLRGLATDVEAAAGSLIGLTPAGRGDDIALLIVRMSGAG from the coding sequence GTGAACGGTGCAACCGGTTCCACTGACGGCTCCGCAGGAGCCTCGGCGGCGTCCGAAGGCGAACAGGAACAGGGCCACCGGGCCGGCACCGCCTTCGGCGCGGCCCCGGTCGCCATGCTCGTGGCCGACGGGGCGGCGCGCGTCACGCTGGCCAACCGCGCCTTCACCGAGTTCACCGGGCGCTCGTCCGAGGACGTGGTCGGCCGCCCCTGGCCGGTGGTACTGGCCGAGGACGCCGACGCGGACTCGGCCTGGGAACTGCACCGGGCCGCCCGCGGCGGCGCACCGGTGCACCACCGCGCCCTGGTCACCGCGGCCTACGCCGGCCGGCAGCACCGCGTCGTCGCCGAAGCCCAAGCGCTGCCCGGCGACCGCTCCGCCGCCGAACCCGACGGCGTCGTCGTGGTGTTCCGCGAACCGCTGCGCGAGGAGGAGACCCTCCGCGTCATCAGCGAACTGCGTACCGAGAACGCCGATACCGCACTGTGGACCCTGGACCTGCGCACCGGGCGGCTGCACGAACTGTTCGGACCCTCGCCGCTGGGCCGGCTGCTGGCGGGCGACGCCGGCGGGCTCGACGACATCCTCGCCCGCGTCCACCGCGACGACATCGCCCGCGTCCGCGACGCCATCGAAGCCTCCCACCAGGGCCGCGACTACGAACAGCGCTTCCGCATGTACGACGACCTCGGCGACGAGCGGTCGCTGCACACCCGCGCCCGCTACGTCTCCGGCGACCACCCCCGGCTCGTGGGCATCGTCGACGACGTCACCGAACACGTCCAGCTCATCCGCCGGCTGGCCGACCGCCGCCGCATCGAGGCCGCGCAGGGCCGCCAGGTCACCGACCTGGCCGCCAAACTCGTCTCCGCGACCACCGTCGAGGAGGTCACCGGGCTGCTCACCGACGAGTTCGTGCCGATCTTCGGCGGCGTCGGCGCCTCGGTCGTGCTCGTCGAGGAGGGGCGCCTGCGCGCCTCGCCGACCCCGCCGGAGCAGTCGCCGGGCCCCATGGGCACGGGCGACGAAGCCGCATACGACGTCGCCCACCCCGTCGGCGCGGTCGTCCAGGACCGCCAGCCGCGCTTTTTCGAAAGCCGCGCCGAACTCCTGGAGCGCTTCCCCGGGGTTGCGGAGTTCCTGCACCGCACCAGCGCCCAGTCCTGGGCGACCATCCCCGTCTTCGGCGACCGCCGGGTGGCGCTGGGGGTCTGGCAGGTCGCCTGGGGCGAGTCGCACCACGCCACCCCCGACGAGCGCGCCCTCATGCTCACCCTCGCCGGACTGGCCGGCCAGGCGCTGCAGCGGGTGCGCCGCCAGCAGGAGGAACTGCAGCTCGCCGACGCCATCCAGCGCCGTATGCTGCCGCCCCAGATCTCCCGGTTCGCCGAGTTGAGCATCGCCGTGCGCTACCTGCCCTCCCGCGCGGGCTGGCGGGTCTGCGGCGACTTCTACGACGTCATCCGCCTGCCCGGGCGCCGCGTCGGCCTGGTCGTGGGCGACGTCCAGGGACACGGGGTCGAGGCCGCCGCGGCCATGGGCCAGATCCGCGTCGCGTTCCGCGCCTACGCCAGCAACCAGGTCGACCCCGGCGTGGTCCTGGCCGAGACCAACCGCCTGCTCACCGAGACCGGCGAGATCGTCTTCGCCACCTGCGGCTACCTCGTCCTCGACCTCGACAGCGGCGAGATGCAGGCAGCCTGGGCCGGTCAGCCGCCCGCCATCGTCGCCACCCCCGACGCCTACGACCTGTGGGAACCCGAAACCGGGCCGCCCGTCGGCGTCGACGGCGACAGCAAGTACCCGGTGACCACCCGCCGGCTGATCCCCGGCGACACCCTGCTGATGTGTTCCGACGGCCTCGTCGAGAGCGCGCAGACGCCCATGGACCAAGGGCTGCGCGCCGTCGGCGAGGACCTGCGGGGACTGGCGACCGACGTCGAGGCGGCCGCCGGCTCGCTCATCGGCCTCACCCCGGCCGGGCGCGGCGACGACATCGCCCTGCTCATCGTCCGCATGAGCGGCGCCGGCTGA
- a CDS encoding replication-associated recombination protein A, with amino-acid sequence MSETLFDDAGAEAQRGQEPLAVRMRPRTLDEVAGQQHLLGEGSPLRRLVEDDAPMSLFLWGPPGTGKTTLATVVSRVTRRRFVELSAVSAGVKDVRAVIDDARRQMGMRGTRTLLFVDEVHRFSKTQQDALLPAVENRWVSFIGATTENPFFSVINPLLSRSLLLTLNALTDDDVGGVVDAALGDERGLGGRYTLASDAAEQLIRLAGGDARRSLTYLEAAAMVAGERTEIGVADVERAVDRHAVSYDRTGDQHYDVISAFIKSMRGSDPDAALHYLARMIEAGEDPRFIARRIVVHASEDVGMADPTALQAAVAAAQAVELIGLPEARINLAQAVVHIALAPKSNAVIGAIDAAMADVRQGRAGPVPAHLRDAHYQGARDLGHGAGYAYAHDYPGGVAAQQHAPDALVGRDYYVPTAHGAERRFGEVLHRIKGVLRGESGGGRGDEPPAER; translated from the coding sequence GTGTCCGAAACACTGTTCGACGACGCCGGCGCCGAAGCCCAGCGCGGCCAGGAACCGCTTGCGGTGCGCATGCGCCCGCGCACCCTCGACGAAGTCGCCGGCCAGCAGCACCTGCTGGGCGAGGGCAGCCCGCTGCGCCGCCTGGTCGAGGACGACGCGCCCATGTCGCTGTTCCTCTGGGGCCCGCCCGGCACCGGCAAGACCACCCTGGCCACGGTGGTCAGCCGCGTCACCCGGCGCCGTTTCGTGGAGCTGTCTGCCGTCAGCGCCGGGGTCAAGGACGTCCGCGCGGTCATCGACGACGCCCGCCGCCAGATGGGAATGCGCGGAACCCGCACCCTGCTGTTCGTCGACGAGGTCCACCGCTTCAGCAAAACCCAGCAGGACGCGCTGCTGCCCGCCGTGGAGAACCGCTGGGTCAGCTTCATCGGCGCCACCACCGAGAACCCCTTCTTCTCCGTGATCAACCCGCTGCTGTCGCGGTCGCTGCTGCTGACCCTGAACGCGCTCACCGACGACGACGTCGGCGGCGTCGTCGACGCCGCACTGGGCGACGAACGCGGCCTCGGCGGCCGCTACACCCTCGCCTCCGACGCCGCGGAGCAGCTGATCCGCCTCGCCGGCGGCGACGCCCGCCGCTCGCTGACGTACCTGGAGGCCGCCGCCATGGTGGCCGGTGAGCGCACCGAGATCGGCGTCGCCGACGTCGAGCGCGCCGTCGACCGCCACGCGGTGAGCTACGACCGCACCGGCGACCAGCACTACGACGTCATCAGCGCTTTCATCAAGAGCATGCGCGGCAGCGACCCCGACGCCGCGCTGCACTACCTGGCCCGCATGATCGAGGCGGGCGAGGACCCGCGCTTCATCGCCCGCCGCATCGTCGTGCACGCCAGCGAGGACGTGGGCATGGCCGACCCCACCGCGCTGCAGGCCGCTGTCGCCGCAGCCCAGGCGGTGGAGCTCATCGGCCTGCCCGAGGCGCGCATCAACCTCGCCCAAGCCGTCGTGCACATCGCCCTGGCGCCCAAGTCCAACGCCGTCATCGGGGCGATCGACGCCGCCATGGCCGACGTTCGCCAGGGCCGCGCCGGCCCGGTGCCCGCCCACCTGCGCGACGCCCACTACCAAGGGGCCCGCGACCTCGGCCACGGCGCCGGCTACGCCTACGCCCACGACTACCCCGGCGGGGTCGCCGCACAGCAGCACGCGCCCGACGCCCTGGTGGGCCGCGACTACTACGTCCCGACCGCCCACGGCGCCGAGCGCCGCTTCGGCGAGGTCCTGCACCGCATCAAGGGCGTGCTGCGCGGCGAGTCCGGCGGAGGCCGAGGGGACGAGCCGCCCGCCGAGCGCTGA